Proteins encoded in a region of the Polyodon spathula isolate WHYD16114869_AA chromosome 9, ASM1765450v1, whole genome shotgun sequence genome:
- the LOC121320368 gene encoding serine rich and transmembrane domain containing 1: MSGTDFPPERNDSLLFENGTFLRIAPTSISTAVDSSEHMENVYIYVSVFLSLLAFLLLLLVIALHRLKNIITSSSTYPECTNEGGSSFTNLEICSLSSQRSVVSSVSP, translated from the coding sequence ATGTCTGGAACGGATTTTCCTCCAGAAAGAAACGACAGCCTACTTTTTGAAAATGGAACATTCCTCAGAATCGCCCCAACGTCCATATCAACCGCTGTGGACTCCTCTGAACATATGGAAAATGTCTACATATATGTTTCTGTCTTTTTAAGCCTGTTGGCGTTTCTCCTTCTGCTGCTTGTCATTGCCCTCCATAGACTCAAGAACATCATTACTTCCAGCTCGACTTACCCAGAATGCACCAATGAAGGAGGAAGCTCCTTTACCAACCTGGAGATTTGTAGCCTGTCCTCTCAGAGATCTGTTGTGTCTTCTGTCTCCCCATGA